Sequence from the Prionailurus bengalensis isolate Pbe53 chromosome A3, Fcat_Pben_1.1_paternal_pri, whole genome shotgun sequence genome:
TTCATTAGATATAGGCAGAATGACGGAACCAATATTCAAAATGCTTGAACAGAAAAACACCTAATGATTTAAATAGCCTGAGTTTTCAAAACTTGAATTTGATAGAAAATGAATCAGACTTTTCATAGCTGGGAGGAGAAAATTCAGgcactttgagaagaatgtggacCTTTCATGGACATCGAGGCACTGTGTAAACAGTCTAGTATTCAACTTGCAAAGAGCCAACTCTCAGCAGGACTTAACTAAAGCTTCAATTATTCAACCACTACACAAAGTTCCTTTATTAATAAGTAAGAGATGCTTTCCCAAGAGGACCAGCGATTTAAAGTGTTACATTAAATGCAAATtcttcacctatttaaagtgAGTATTTttgaagtgggggagaggtagattTGTCCACAagtttttgtgtctggtttcccATTCTCAGTTATGCAATAATGAACTCACAGAGACAAATTCAAGTAtctattttgaaaagtatttacttagtttgaataaattaattgcaaataaaaattagCTACAATATATAGCCTGAATAGAAATGACTAGAACAAATACAACACAGGACTTGATTTCCTTGCATTAGTCACAAAGCATGTGACTATGTGGAAAACttcaaaatcaattatatttctttgaaaaggGGATAACAGCAGTTACTGATACATCACAACTAGTAAACTTATAATACAAGTTTCCTGACATGCATTTCCTGAGTGAACCcaaatgatcatttttaaaaacaaggaaattctgACAAGttcaattaaagtaaaaatagttCATGGCTTCTaagcaaaaggttttttttttttttaaactaaaagaaaattcagaacaGCATAGTAATAGTTATGATAAATTAAAGCTATactaccacatacaaaaatttgCTAGAGTCAATTAAGTATTACACAACTTTCAAACTAAAGGAACACAaatcagaagattaaaaaaaaaaaaaagatcctgtcTAATCTAAAAGTGTATTGATTTCTACAAGGTCACAAGGGTTTGATGTAGTGCAACTGTCTATGCGTCCCTTGTGGTACAttatgaaaaggggaggggagggagtgaagaaacattttcttgcttcttgaagcaAAGAACTCATTGGAATTAGAGAATAAACATACCGTGCAAGTATGTTCCTCTACTCGGCTGTCACTGGCGCTCATCTGCCAACCAAACATTTCCTCGAGTCACACGGTGGCAACTCTCCTTAGAATTCAAAGCCCACACAGTTAAGGCTGGTCTGctaggttaaaaaaaagggggcactGTTGTCATTCAACCCTTTATCTCTTTCTAGATTTCTTAATGCCTGGGTAAGACCACATACAGAATAATCAATTAgttaagcatttctttttctaaaagcaAATCAAGTCACTCTCTTCCTTGTTAATTTATGCTTTTTCTCatgagaatgatttttttctagaaacaGTGAACAGATGAACCACAgtttatatctaaaaaataaacttgccaAATGTTGCTGGTACTAAAAACAGATTAGTTATCATGGGAGAAAAATAGATAATCTAGATTAAATTGCATATTCAACGGAgcatataaaatgtttcttaGCATTAAGTTTTCGTTATATACTACACTTGagagaaacattaagaaaaagaactttcCTGATTATATTCAACgtggttaaaaacaaacagcTCTTACACAATAGTAATTAATATGAATTTGGTTTTACAAAGTATTCTAATTTACCAAATTCCATATttagaaggggggtggggagaggctctCTTGTCCTTTCTAAGCTTGCAAATCCTTGAGCTATACTCGCTAAACTACCATTCACACCAAGAGTGTGACACCATCGTTACCATGCTACTCTATCAAGAACATTCTAagatattttctataataaagataaatagaaaaaagttaaTATACACGTTGCTGTATTTTACAATGTTTGCAACAAACTGTAAACTAACATAGTTTGAACCAACAGTACCCTCagttatataaaacaatttttcaacACTGAGGATGGGTGATTCAAAAACACTAAAAGGAAGGCAACAAATTAGACTATGTCTTTTTATCCTCAAAATAGATTTTCAAAACTCAGAATTCAGAAGTCTGGTACTTTCAGAAATTCTTTTCTTGAGTTTCCCAGATTTTTTGATCAGAAATTGTtgctatttattataaatgtttaaaaaaattcttcatcttAATGCAAATGACCAGAGCAGAGAAACTGTGACATGGACAACAGGTTGGAAAACCCAACTCACTTAGcttataaatttataatgtaGTCCTGGAGGACAACTGTCTGTTAGTCTAGAGGTCCTTGGAAAATAAGTCTGATGTAGCCTTGTTCACCAGCCAACTGATGTGCACAAAAGGGGCAGGCTGCGTGAAAAGTATGAGTACCATGAGGAAGTGGGATCTGGGACCAATAGGCAGTTGTCTTTTCTGAACACACATGCCCGCATGGGCTGAACGCATGGGTTGGAGGGCCGGCGTCCACATAAAATCCAGCTTCACATCCAAGCCACAGAGGGACATAGGGACCAACAGACCTACACATGGGACATTCACGATCTTTTCCATCACGTTCTTCTTTGTTTCCCCAGTTATGATAGCCATGCACATGGCCGCAGTTTAGATATACCCATGGTTGTTTTTCATCAACAACATCTTTCCTCTTCATACTAGGAAACGCTAGTGTGTTGAACCCGACAGGGCATTGAGGTCGTGCTGCATTGATTTCCTGTCTTAAAGCTTCTAAATGCTTCACTGTAGGAGTGTGGGAAAGGCCTTCTGCAGTACGCCACAGCAATGTTGCACCGCAGAGGTCAATTAACGAGCCATCTTGTAATTGATTGGTTTCAATTTCCACCTAGAGGAAACAAGAATCAAAAAACACATTCACCactgtgttttcaattttcacGTGAAAGTTTTGGTCTTACATGCTCCTTACTCAAGAATTGAGATTTCCTATGACTGTTACTAAATAGAAGAAACTCTAATGGTAGTCATGAAAAATGTAAGTTTGAAAACCAAAGGTAAAATATCGAGCAGGAACAGATTTCTTTTCAGCCTTATGGTAAAGACGATAGATGATTAAAACATGTGGCTCATCAGTAAGTCTAATATTTCCAATATATGTCATGATCGAAGAGATATAGATACAAATAGAAAATCACAGTTCTATTTAACTTAGGAAAGCTTaggttttaaaacatattaacatgatatgaaagaataaatttttcaAGTGTCTTGATTAAAACATTCAGATATTATCCTCTAGTATAATATTTAGTAgtccgtgttttttttttttttttaaattttttttttcaacgtttttatttatttttgggacagagagagacagagcatgaacgggggaggggcagagagagaaggagacacagaatcggaaacaggctccaggctctgagccatcagcccagagcctgacgtggggctcgaactcccggaccgggagatcgtgacctgagctgaagtcggacgctcaaccgactgcgccacccaggcgcccctagtagtCCGTGTTTTATAGTCAGACTTGTGTCAGCAAGAGATTTAAGAGTTTTtggaggggcccttgggtggcttagttggttaagcatctgactcttgatttcggcttaggtcatgatctcaaaatttgTAGAGTCaaggcctgtgtcgggctctgcactgacaacatggagcctgcttaggattctctctctccttctctctgcccctcctctgctcatgctctctctctctcaaaataaacttaaaaaaagaaaaaagagtttttGTAAATACGTAATACATTCAGTCTAACTCACCTTAGGTACAGTTTACTGTACCTAGGTAAGAAACTACATCTTAATACTTACCATTTTTCCTCTCTGCTGAGCTGATCTGGTTTCCCGCAGGCTGAACACATTTCCGCACACTGATATTTCTCTCCATATTCCAGGCTTGGAGTCTTCTGTGAACCCATTGCGTGGATGCATAACAAGAACGCCATTAGTGGTCAAAccatccatctgcccatctgATGTCTTCCATTTGGCAGCCTTCTCCTAGTAGCAGTAAGAATAGtgaactttcatttatttgtaaattggaAACAGAAGTGGTTATAAAATAACACATCATTTAGGAAAATAGCTTTTTACCCCAAGGAAGATGTTTTTTGATGAGTCAAATCCTGCAGCATAAATCCGTGCTGTAAAGGGGGGATTCCGTTCACATATGATTCTACAGGCAAACCTTGATATAGTGCTTTGCACGGACTGTGTATCAGAATTACTTTGGCTTCCGGGAACTGTGTCAGTTACTACAAAATCAATTGGACTTTCAGTTGACCGACCAatctaagggaaaaagaaatatctataaaCCTATTGAAAGGAATACAGTGGAAAATCCATTCAAGAAAGGTACAGTAAGATGAAATCATTAAACTTCTAGAATTTCTAAAGCTTAATAAACTTATACTGAACTCTGAGAGCATCTACACCGTAAAAAACTAATCTGTCAAACTTGTTCTGATGTAATAATCATTTAGAGCACAGAAAGAATTAAGTGGGAACTTACCACCCAGAATATATGAAACCCTCAGGGAATGCAGAGCTTCGGATGGCTGAGATTTTAGATGGctgcaaattttaattttaacccCTTTGGATGGAAATATGCCTACCATGTATTACTCTACCTTCTTTACCAGAATGTAGTGAACATACAAGTAAATCTTCTACGATGACTCAAGGACATTAAAGCATAAATACCATTTAAATTAAACTGAAATGCAGTGATGTCTTCAGGCACTATAAAGGTGTACAAGAATGCTGATCCTTATGTTAACGTTAAGAGCTTACACAGGTTTGCTTTGAGGTCTTATGTATACTTTACAGatattcttgtgttttttgtCAGCTTGTCAGCTATCATTTCTTACTGTTGGGCACACTCATCTCTAGCAGCATGCTCTCCTCTAACCAGTTAACTATTTTTCTGCTATTGGTTGAGAAATCAAAAAAACTAAACCTCAAAGAACAGTATTTCAAAAGGTTCTTGGTAAGATCTTAAAAGAGTCTCCACAgagcaaagaaaaggaatttcAGCCCATGGCCTGTGTGGCCTTTATTTTATATGCCagatgtccttttttattttcttcctggttcTTGGCCATATTTCTCAAAGATAAGGTTCCCAGCTAAGGAGAGTTCTGGTGGGTGGGTCAGCAAATTAAAACATCTTCAGAAGTACCAGCtagtaaagaaattaattttcattttgaaagatgaaagtTGTAAAGGAAATCAGTGGAACAGATGACAGAACTGACAAGTGTCACAGGgttttaaagtaaacatttaaaaatgatcagtTCATTCACGGGTTTGTTACAAAGTAGTATCTAAAATTGAGGAAACTGGATACTGAGAAAAAACACTGACCCTCCACAAAGATGACACTTCAGTCATTCTTTGTATAGTTGAGCCTCAAGAATTCCTCATACCTACACACCTTTGGATAAAATACTTTTAGTGTTTTTGTCCTATCATCAATTGTAAGTCATTAGTTTGGatagtttttgaaagaaattggtTGGTTAACAAATGTAAGACTGGATGTCCGtcccttttcctgctttttaagaTAATAATAGCCAAAGAAAATGGTCTCTGActtttgaaactaaaaatatttccaaaaataaaggctcttttatgttttttattaaaaaagttttttttaatgttttacttatttttgagacagagagagacagagcatgaatgggggaggggcagagagagagggagacacagaatgcggagtaggctccaggctctgagctgtcagcacacagccctacgcggggctcgaactcacgaaccacaagatcatgacctgagccaaagtctgatgctcaaccaactgagccacccaggcgtcccaaggctCTTTTAGATCCAAAAGATGTAGGCCAGGAAATAGATTGAGGATTGATAGTTAGAATCAAGAAATTCAGAAATGGCACTTATTTGGGAGG
This genomic interval carries:
- the PELI1 gene encoding E3 ubiquitin-protein ligase pellino homolog 1, coding for MFSPDQENHPSKAPVKYGELIVLGYNGSLPNGDRGRRKSRFALFKRPKANGVKPSTVHIACTPQAAKAISNKDQHSISYTLSRAQTVVVEYTHDSNTDMFQIGRSTESPIDFVVTDTVPGSQSNSDTQSVQSTISRFACRIICERNPPFTARIYAAGFDSSKNIFLGEKAAKWKTSDGQMDGLTTNGVLVMHPRNGFTEDSKPGIWREISVCGNVFSLRETRSAQQRGKMVEIETNQLQDGSLIDLCGATLLWRTAEGLSHTPTVKHLEALRQEINAARPQCPVGFNTLAFPSMKRKDVVDEKQPWVYLNCGHVHGYHNWGNKEERDGKDRECPMCRSVGPYVPLWLGCEAGFYVDAGPPTHAFSPCGHVCSEKTTAYWSQIPLPHGTHTFHAACPFCAHQLAGEQGYIRLIFQGPLD